The following coding sequences lie in one Paracidovorax avenae genomic window:
- a CDS encoding flagellar biosynthesis protein FlhB, with product MDSSSQDKQLPATERKLQQAREEGQAARSRDLSHLAILGMGAISTYALAPTLIEHLQRAIAHHLAFNAETVHSTGSMLQRLQDMTIVGVGASLAFALLTTVAAVASAIGSGGWLFTFKPVMPNFGRLNPISGFSNLFSKQQMVTVLKMVLMTSILATVAWSFMSTSVEKIAMLVLQPSPVALRYVAEWITGGMALLLLVVFLAALIDVPLQAFFFKSRQKMSHEEVKQEHKQSEGSPEVKGRQRQRAREIANRASLGNVAKADFVVMNPTHYAVALRYDEATMGAPQVVSKGTDLLAFKIRELANQHSVPVLQSPMLARALYANAELEQPIPAQLYAAVAQILAYVYRLKAALRGEGRMPDAQPDPYVPPELDPLTKATPSDASTAGDAP from the coding sequence ATGGACTCCTCCAGCCAAGACAAACAGCTACCCGCGACCGAGCGCAAGCTCCAGCAAGCGCGCGAGGAAGGCCAGGCTGCGCGGTCCCGCGACCTCTCCCATCTCGCCATCCTCGGCATGGGCGCGATCAGCACCTATGCCCTGGCCCCCACCCTGATCGAGCACCTGCAGCGGGCCATCGCGCACCACCTCGCGTTCAACGCCGAGACGGTGCACTCCACCGGCTCCATGCTGCAGCGCCTGCAGGACATGACCATCGTCGGGGTGGGCGCGAGCCTGGCCTTCGCGCTGCTGACCACCGTGGCCGCCGTGGCGAGCGCGATCGGCTCCGGCGGCTGGCTCTTCACCTTCAAGCCGGTGATGCCCAATTTCGGCCGGCTGAACCCGATTTCCGGCTTCTCGAACCTGTTTTCGAAGCAGCAGATGGTCACCGTGCTCAAGATGGTGCTGATGACCTCCATCCTCGCCACCGTGGCATGGAGCTTCATGAGCACCAGCGTCGAGAAGATCGCGATGCTGGTGCTGCAGCCCTCCCCGGTGGCCCTGCGCTACGTGGCCGAGTGGATCACCGGCGGCATGGCGCTGCTGCTGCTGGTCGTGTTCCTCGCGGCCCTCATCGACGTACCGCTGCAGGCCTTCTTCTTCAAGTCGCGGCAGAAGATGTCGCACGAGGAAGTGAAACAGGAACACAAGCAGTCCGAGGGCAGCCCCGAAGTCAAGGGCCGGCAGCGCCAGCGCGCGCGCGAGATCGCCAACCGCGCCAGCCTGGGCAACGTGGCCAAGGCCGACTTCGTGGTGATGAACCCGACCCACTATGCCGTGGCGCTGCGCTACGACGAGGCCACCATGGGTGCGCCGCAGGTGGTGTCCAAGGGCACGGACCTGCTGGCGTTCAAGATCCGCGAACTGGCCAACCAGCATTCCGTGCCGGTGCTGCAGTCGCCCATGCTGGCCCGTGCGCTCTACGCCAATGCCGAGCTGGAGCAGCCGATTCCCGCCCAGCTGTACGCGGCCGTGGCGCAGATCCTGGCCTACGTGTACCGGCTCAAGGCCGCGCTGCGCGGCGAAGGCCGCATGCCGGACGCCCAGCCCGATCCCTACGTGCCGCCGGAACTCGATCCGCTCACGAAGGCCACCCCGTCCGACGCTTCCACTGCAGGTGACGCGCCATGA
- the flhA gene encoding flagellar biosynthesis protein FlhA, translating into MKTPTIASARQWAGTNASALQGLSAPLLVVAILALMVLPIPAWLLDTFFTLNIAVALMVMMVAAYMLRPLDFAAFPSVLLLTTLMRLSLNVASTRVVLLEGHTGPGAAGAVIEAFGHFLIGGNFAVGLIVFAILVVINFVVVTKGAERIAEVSARFTLDAMPGKQMAVDADLNAGLIDEKEAKRRRAEVQEEANFFGSMDGASKFVRGDAVAGILILLINIVGGFAIGMLQHDLSASQAANSYILLAVGDALVAQIPGLLISVAAAMVVSRVGKDQDMGRQIVQQLFMSPRVLGVAAAILIMLGLIPGMPHAVFLVMGSGLGYAAWLLHQRANAPKPVEAPPAPAGDGEASWDDLQPVDLLGLELGYRLISLVDKSRQGDLLTRIKGVRRKFAQEVGFLPPAVHVRDNLELKPSAYRITLRGVVVGEGEAFPGMFLAINPGGISTPLIGTPTTDPAFGLPAHWIDDHQKEAAQMAGFTVVDSETVMATHLSHLMQVQAAKLLSRTETQQLVEHVGKLAPKLIEEVVPKMVSIATFQKVLQLLLEESVHIRDIRTIIETLAEHAGTISDPVELARRVRIALSPAIVQQIYGPTRELNVIAIEPGLERLLVQALGNASGPSLDPGVADILTQKAAEVAMRQEEMGMPACLLVPDAIRNAVSRLVRRVAPRLQVLAHSEIPETHTIRIGPILKGAA; encoded by the coding sequence ATGAAGACCCCCACGATCGCCTCCGCCCGCCAGTGGGCCGGCACCAATGCCTCCGCGCTGCAGGGCCTGTCGGCCCCGCTGCTCGTGGTGGCCATCCTGGCGCTGATGGTGCTGCCCATCCCGGCCTGGCTGCTGGACACCTTCTTCACGCTCAACATCGCCGTGGCGCTGATGGTGATGATGGTGGCGGCCTACATGCTGCGGCCCCTGGATTTCGCGGCCTTCCCGTCCGTGCTGCTGCTCACCACCCTGATGCGGCTGTCGCTGAACGTGGCCTCCACCCGCGTGGTGCTGCTGGAGGGCCACACCGGCCCCGGCGCCGCCGGTGCGGTGATCGAGGCCTTCGGGCATTTCCTGATCGGCGGGAACTTCGCCGTCGGCCTGATCGTGTTCGCCATTCTGGTGGTGATCAACTTCGTGGTGGTGACCAAGGGCGCCGAGCGCATCGCGGAAGTCTCGGCACGCTTCACGCTGGACGCCATGCCCGGCAAGCAGATGGCGGTGGATGCCGACCTGAACGCCGGCCTGATCGACGAGAAGGAAGCCAAGCGCCGCCGCGCCGAGGTGCAGGAGGAAGCCAACTTCTTCGGCTCGATGGACGGTGCCTCGAAGTTCGTGCGCGGCGATGCCGTCGCCGGCATCCTGATCCTGCTCATCAACATCGTGGGCGGCTTCGCCATCGGCATGCTGCAGCACGACCTGTCCGCCTCGCAGGCCGCCAACAGCTACATCCTGCTGGCCGTCGGCGATGCGCTGGTGGCGCAGATTCCCGGCCTGCTGATCTCGGTGGCCGCCGCCATGGTGGTCTCGCGCGTGGGCAAGGACCAGGACATGGGCCGCCAGATCGTGCAGCAGCTTTTCATGTCTCCCCGCGTGCTGGGCGTGGCCGCCGCGATCCTGATCATGCTCGGCCTGATTCCCGGCATGCCGCACGCCGTGTTCCTGGTGATGGGCAGCGGCCTCGGGTATGCCGCCTGGCTGCTGCACCAGCGGGCGAACGCACCCAAGCCGGTGGAAGCGCCGCCTGCCCCTGCGGGCGACGGGGAAGCCAGCTGGGACGACCTGCAGCCGGTGGACCTGCTGGGCCTGGAACTGGGCTACCGGCTGATCTCCCTGGTGGACAAGAGCCGCCAGGGCGACCTGCTGACCCGCATCAAGGGGGTACGCCGCAAGTTCGCCCAGGAAGTGGGCTTCCTGCCCCCGGCGGTGCACGTGCGCGACAACCTCGAGCTCAAGCCCAGCGCCTACCGCATCACGCTGCGCGGCGTGGTGGTGGGCGAGGGCGAGGCCTTCCCGGGCATGTTCCTGGCGATCAACCCCGGCGGCATCAGCACGCCGCTCATCGGTACGCCCACCACCGACCCGGCCTTCGGCCTGCCGGCCCACTGGATCGACGACCACCAGAAGGAAGCCGCACAAATGGCGGGTTTTACGGTCGTTGATTCCGAAACCGTGATGGCCACCCATTTGTCACACTTGATGCAAGTCCAGGCCGCCAAGCTCCTGAGCCGCACCGAAACGCAGCAGCTCGTGGAACACGTCGGCAAATTGGCCCCCAAGCTCATCGAGGAAGTGGTTCCGAAAATGGTGTCGATCGCAACGTTCCAGAAGGTGCTCCAGCTGCTGCTGGAAGAGTCCGTGCACATCCGGGACATCCGCACCATCATCGAAACCCTCGCCGAGCATGCGGGAACCATCAGCGATCCGGTGGAACTGGCAAGGCGCGTGCGCATCGCCCTGTCCCCGGCCATCGTGCAGCAGATCTACGGCCCGACCCGCGAGCTAAACGTCATCGCGATCGAGCCGGGCCTGGAGCGCCTGCTGGTGCAGGCCCTGGGCAACGCCTCCGGCCCCTCGCTCGACCCGGGCGTGGCCGACATCCTCACGCAGAAGGCCGCGGAAGTGGCCATGCGGCAGGAAGAGATGGGCATGCCCGCCTGCCTGCTCGTACCCGACGCCATCCGCAACGCCGTCTCGCGCCTCGTGCGCCGCGTCGCCCCGCGCCTGCAGGTGCTCGCCCACAGCGAGATCCCTGAAACCCACACCATCCGCATCGGCCCGATCCTCAAAGGTGCAGCATGA
- the flhF gene encoding flagellar biosynthesis protein FlhF — translation MNIKRFTAPTSREALAKARMAFGDGTLILSNRQIAGGVEVMATAEDTLSSLENAAAEPAPASSRLQERAPTASRLQERAADMAANPAQSSRPLRAAQRAEAPRNPVAQDTEQLAMSTLSFQDYVRERMLRRRHEAMNGAAPAPAAAPQQFLQPERAPLARPEAPRMAERAMAPASAPLPRHNPMHAIPLGLPPEQPVRERRVQAPVPSLAQEAGQQNLMSELQSMKDLIEDRFNTLAWLGQARQNPIQSNLMLKLIRAGYSPSLARAVLERLPEELGAGHAVRWLMEVLERNLKTDAHQRPLYEEGGVYAMVGATGVGKTTTTAKLAALCARIHGPASVGLITLDTYRVGAHEQLRSYGRMLGVVAHLAHDRAALQDLLGLLAGKKMVLIDTTGIAPRDPRKRDMLDVLDLPGVNRLLVLNAGCHGDTLDDVLTGFRTGGSQQAILSKVDEAVKLGPAVDALIRHQMVLRGVTNGQRVPEDWEAADAQKLIATSMRSPAKSAFDPKASDLNFFFSHSPELATERALVDA, via the coding sequence ATGAACATCAAACGCTTTACCGCTCCCACCTCCCGTGAGGCCCTGGCCAAGGCACGCATGGCCTTCGGGGACGGCACGCTGATCCTGTCGAACCGCCAGATCGCCGGCGGCGTCGAGGTGATGGCCACCGCGGAAGACACGCTGTCCTCGCTGGAGAACGCCGCCGCCGAACCCGCACCCGCCAGCTCCAGGCTCCAGGAGCGCGCCCCGACCGCCTCCCGGCTGCAGGAACGCGCCGCCGACATGGCCGCCAATCCGGCGCAATCGAGCCGGCCGCTGCGCGCGGCGCAACGGGCCGAGGCGCCGCGCAATCCGGTGGCGCAGGACACGGAACAGCTGGCGATGAGCACGCTCTCCTTCCAGGACTATGTGCGCGAGCGCATGCTGCGCCGCCGCCACGAGGCCATGAACGGCGCTGCGCCGGCCCCGGCTGCCGCGCCCCAGCAGTTCCTGCAGCCCGAGCGCGCACCGCTGGCCCGCCCCGAGGCCCCGCGCATGGCCGAACGCGCAATGGCCCCTGCCAGCGCCCCGCTGCCGCGTCACAACCCGATGCACGCCATCCCCCTGGGCCTGCCGCCCGAGCAGCCCGTGCGCGAACGCCGCGTGCAGGCCCCCGTGCCCTCGCTCGCCCAGGAAGCGGGCCAGCAGAACCTGATGAGCGAACTGCAGTCCATGAAGGACCTCATCGAGGACCGCTTCAACACGCTGGCCTGGCTGGGCCAGGCCCGGCAGAACCCGATCCAGTCCAACCTGATGCTCAAGCTCATCCGTGCGGGCTACTCGCCCTCGCTGGCGCGCGCCGTGCTGGAGCGCCTGCCCGAAGAACTGGGTGCCGGCCATGCCGTGCGCTGGCTGATGGAAGTGCTGGAGCGCAACCTCAAGACCGATGCGCACCAGCGCCCGCTGTATGAAGAAGGCGGTGTGTACGCGATGGTGGGGGCCACCGGCGTGGGCAAGACCACCACGACCGCCAAGCTCGCCGCCCTGTGCGCCCGCATCCACGGCCCGGCCAGCGTCGGCCTGATCACCCTGGACACCTACCGCGTGGGCGCCCACGAACAACTGCGCTCGTATGGCCGCATGCTCGGCGTGGTGGCGCACCTCGCCCATGACCGCGCTGCCCTGCAGGACCTGCTCGGCCTGCTGGCCGGCAAGAAGATGGTGCTGATCGACACCACCGGCATCGCCCCGCGCGACCCGCGCAAGCGCGACATGCTGGACGTGCTCGACCTGCCCGGCGTGAACCGCCTGCTGGTGCTCAACGCAGGTTGCCACGGCGACACGCTGGACGACGTGCTCACCGGCTTCCGGACCGGTGGATCGCAGCAGGCCATCCTTTCCAAGGTGGACGAGGCCGTGAAGCTCGGCCCTGCCGTGGATGCGCTGATCCGCCACCAGATGGTGCTGCGCGGCGTGACCAACGGCCAGCGCGTGCCCGAGGACTGGGAAGCGGCCGATGCCCAGAAGCTGATCGCCACGTCCATGCGTTCGCCCGCGAAGTCGGCGTTCGACCCGAAGGCCTCGGACCTGAACTTCTTCTTCTCGCACTCCCCCGAACTCGCCACCGAAAGGGCCCTGGTCGATGCTTGA
- a CDS encoding RNA polymerase sigma factor FliA, whose product MYTAKGQLNRDALIRQHAPLVRRIAHHMIAKLPPNVELDDLIQVGMIGLNEALSRYEVTQGVQFETFASQRIRGAMLDELREGDWMSRSSRKSQKEIEHAVTRLEQKLGRSPLESEIATELDLSLAEYQSLLSKVRGTQLVYLEDMTRGDDDDDGFLDRHVADGAADPMAMLRDQRLRASLVAAIKALPEREQQIMGMYYEHDMNLKEIAAVLGVTESRICQLHSQSIARLRAKMRSH is encoded by the coding sequence ATGTACACCGCCAAAGGACAGCTCAACCGCGATGCATTGATCCGCCAGCACGCGCCGCTGGTCCGACGGATCGCGCACCACATGATCGCGAAGCTCCCGCCCAACGTGGAGCTGGACGATCTGATCCAGGTCGGCATGATCGGGCTCAACGAGGCGCTGTCGCGCTACGAGGTGACGCAGGGCGTGCAGTTCGAGACCTTCGCTTCCCAGCGCATCCGTGGCGCCATGCTCGACGAACTGCGCGAGGGCGACTGGATGTCGCGCAGTTCGCGCAAGAGCCAGAAGGAGATCGAGCACGCCGTGACCCGGCTGGAGCAGAAGCTCGGCCGCAGCCCGCTCGAATCCGAGATCGCCACGGAGCTCGACCTCAGCCTGGCGGAATACCAGTCCCTGCTGAGCAAGGTGCGCGGCACCCAGCTGGTCTATCTGGAAGACATGACGCGCGGCGACGACGACGATGACGGCTTCCTCGACCGCCACGTGGCCGACGGCGCGGCCGACCCCATGGCCATGCTGCGCGACCAGCGCCTGCGCGCTTCCCTGGTGGCGGCGATCAAGGCCCTGCCGGAGCGGGAACAGCAGATCATGGGCATGTACTACGAACACGACATGAACCTGAAGGAGATTGCCGCCGTGCTGGGCGTGACCGAGTCGCGCATCTGCCAGCTGCACAGCCAGTCGATTGCCCGGCTGCGGGCGAAGATGCGCAGCCATTGA
- the flgM gene encoding flagellar biosynthesis anti-sigma factor FlgM has translation MKISQNPELPNSLTQQIQAAKQQAKAAAPAPAAEEATKTATTVATSGGTPVTFSSAAKALDPSLRSSADFDANKVKAVRAAIEKGTFTVDADAIADKLLSNAQEIIAHSPKSH, from the coding sequence ATGAAGATCAGTCAAAACCCGGAATTGCCGAATTCGCTGACGCAGCAGATCCAGGCTGCCAAGCAACAGGCCAAGGCGGCCGCCCCGGCGCCCGCTGCCGAAGAGGCCACCAAGACCGCGACCACGGTCGCCACCTCGGGCGGTACGCCCGTGACGTTCTCCAGTGCCGCCAAGGCCCTGGATCCGTCGCTGCGCAGCAGCGCGGATTTCGACGCCAACAAGGTCAAGGCCGTGCGCGCGGCCATCGAGAAGGGCACCTTCACGGTCGATGCCGATGCCATCGCCGACAAGCTGCTCTCGAACGCCCAGGAAATCATCGCCCACTCCCCCAAGAGCCACTGA
- the flgA gene encoding flagellar basal body P-ring formation chaperone FlgA: MSPHSPLPSYRPAPRRARALARMAGAALLAWSAAAAVHAQGAPAADATADLGSITQHWIDDALQRSQVSGGAMPLRMEVSVGQLDSRLRLAPCARVEPYLPAGSRLWGRTRLGLRCVEGATAWNVFLPVTVKAYGPAWVLTGNVASGAVLTEADATQAEVDWAAETTAIVANPENWVGQVASRPLMAGQALRQHMVKAPMAFRAGAPVRVIAQGRGYSVTSAGQAVTAGSIGETVRVRMDNGRVIAGIVSSDGTVEVGL; encoded by the coding sequence ATGTCCCCCCATTCCCCTCTGCCGTCTTACCGCCCCGCCCCGCGCCGCGCCCGTGCGCTGGCCCGCATGGCCGGCGCCGCGCTGCTGGCCTGGAGCGCCGCCGCGGCCGTGCATGCCCAGGGCGCGCCCGCCGCGGACGCGACGGCCGACCTGGGCTCCATCACCCAGCACTGGATCGATGACGCCCTGCAGCGCAGCCAGGTGTCGGGCGGCGCCATGCCGCTGCGCATGGAAGTGAGCGTGGGCCAGCTCGATTCGCGGCTGCGCCTCGCGCCCTGCGCCCGGGTGGAGCCCTACCTTCCCGCCGGCTCCCGGCTCTGGGGCCGCACGCGGCTGGGCCTGCGCTGCGTCGAGGGTGCCACGGCGTGGAATGTTTTCCTGCCCGTCACCGTCAAGGCCTACGGTCCTGCCTGGGTGCTCACCGGCAACGTGGCCTCCGGCGCCGTGCTGACCGAGGCCGACGCCACCCAGGCCGAAGTGGACTGGGCGGCCGAGACCACCGCCATCGTGGCCAACCCGGAAAACTGGGTGGGTCAGGTGGCGTCCCGCCCGCTCATGGCCGGGCAGGCGCTGCGCCAGCACATGGTGAAGGCGCCGATGGCCTTCCGCGCCGGCGCGCCGGTGCGGGTCATTGCCCAGGGGCGCGGCTATTCGGTAACATCCGCGGGGCAGGCCGTCACGGCAGGCTCCATCGGAGAGACTGTGCGTGTCCGCATGGACAATGGCCGGGTCATCGCAGGGATTGTTTCCAGCGATGGAACGGTAGAGGTCGGCTTGTGA
- the flgB gene encoding flagellar basal body rod protein FlgB: protein MLDKLTERLDFHGNALMLRAERQRAIASNIANADTPGYVARDFNFADALRDATGQGAGASFSAVERALQRQQSATDPRHIPLPGATTGSGTPGSLGYTVQTQPSLDNNTVDLDRERAAFADNAVRYEATLRFINGNARTMLSAIQGQ from the coding sequence ATGCTCGACAAGTTGACCGAAAGGCTGGATTTCCACGGCAACGCGCTCATGCTGCGCGCCGAGCGCCAGCGCGCGATCGCGAGCAACATCGCCAATGCCGATACCCCCGGGTATGTGGCGCGCGACTTCAATTTCGCCGATGCGCTGCGCGATGCCACCGGCCAGGGCGCAGGCGCCTCTTTCAGCGCGGTGGAGCGCGCCCTGCAGCGCCAGCAGAGCGCGACCGATCCGCGCCACATCCCCCTGCCCGGCGCCACGACCGGCAGCGGCACACCCGGCTCCCTGGGCTACACGGTGCAGACCCAGCCGAGCCTGGACAACAACACGGTGGACCTGGACCGCGAGCGGGCCGCGTTCGCCGACAACGCCGTGCGCTACGAAGCCACGCTGCGTTTCATCAACGGCAACGCGCGCACCATGCTGAGCGCGATCCAGGGCCAGTGA
- the flgC gene encoding flagellar basal body rod protein FlgC codes for MSMFSIFGVSGSAISAQAQRLNVVASNLANVDAVAGPDGQAYKARQVVFQTTPMGDEGAAGVRVSAISESQAPGKRVLDPTHPQADAEGYVTHSNVNPVEEMVNMISASRSYQNNVEVLNTTKSLLLKTLQMGQ; via the coding sequence ATGTCCATGTTCTCGATCTTCGGCGTCTCCGGCAGCGCGATCAGCGCGCAGGCGCAGCGCCTCAACGTGGTGGCCAGCAACCTCGCCAACGTCGACGCCGTGGCCGGCCCCGACGGCCAGGCCTACAAGGCGCGCCAGGTGGTCTTCCAGACCACGCCCATGGGCGACGAAGGTGCGGCCGGCGTTCGCGTGAGCGCCATCAGCGAGAGCCAAGCCCCCGGCAAGCGCGTGCTCGACCCCACCCATCCACAGGCCGACGCAGAAGGCTACGTCACGCACTCCAACGTGAATCCGGTGGAAGAGATGGTCAACATGATCTCGGCCTCGCGCTCCTACCAGAACAACGTCGAGGTCCTCAACACCACCAAGTCGCTGCTGCTCAAGACGCTGCAGATGGGCCAGTAA
- a CDS encoding flagellar hook assembly protein FlgD, which translates to MILNPIGSTATVNTGSSSNSATDPAAAQDRFLKLLVAQLNNQDPMNPLDNAQMTSQMAQINTVTGIQQLNLSMQTMAEQFTTMQTLQGTMMIGRSVLTEGSKMTFKDSAGTGSFDLKSAATDVKVEVVTPGGQVVDTVDVGASAAGRHDFTWDGSKYSGTRSDLSFRVVASTKDGAVEATPLMQAKVVGTGSNAGALTLNLDTGGTVNYSNIRAVL; encoded by the coding sequence ATGATCCTCAACCCCATCGGCTCCACGGCCACCGTGAACACGGGCTCCAGCTCGAACTCCGCCACCGACCCCGCCGCCGCGCAGGACCGTTTCCTGAAGCTGCTGGTGGCGCAGCTCAACAACCAGGATCCCATGAATCCGCTGGACAACGCCCAGATGACCTCGCAGATGGCGCAGATCAACACGGTGACCGGCATCCAGCAGCTCAACCTCAGCATGCAGACCATGGCCGAGCAGTTCACGACCATGCAGACCCTGCAGGGAACGATGATGATCGGCCGCAGCGTGCTGACCGAGGGCTCCAAGATGACCTTCAAGGACAGCGCCGGCACCGGCTCCTTCGACCTCAAGAGCGCAGCCACCGATGTCAAGGTGGAAGTCGTCACGCCGGGCGGCCAGGTGGTCGATACGGTGGACGTGGGCGCGAGCGCGGCGGGCCGCCACGACTTCACCTGGGACGGCAGCAAGTACAGCGGCACCCGCAGCGACCTGAGCTTCCGCGTGGTGGCGTCCACCAAGGACGGCGCCGTCGAGGCGACGCCGCTCATGCAGGCCAAGGTGGTGGGCACGGGCTCCAACGCGGGCGCCCTCACGCTGAACCTGGACACGGGCGGCACCGTGAACTACAGCAACATCCGCGCGGTGCTCTGA
- the flgE gene encoding flagellar hook protein FlgE, which produces MSFQQGLSGLNAASKNLDVIGHNVANSGTVGFKASRAEFAEMVANAIGSAGGTNAGIGVELSAVAQQFNQGNISVTGNSLDVAINGDGFFTLQQPDGSRAYTRAGNFKLDSNGQLVTNTKAQVMGYALDPVTGKRTASNAAPLSFPTSKPIPAKQTTAITAEFNLDARAPDAAGDATATPPVPATPRSTYGTSINVYDSQGVAKPVSLYFQKNGANTWDVYDQLDDATATPPVVATPIGQIKFDNSGKIISPAATAPETGFQMPLTVKPTPPNPNGLADYTVNIKLDGVSQYGKAFAVSNLSQDGYTAGELTGISIENNGTVMTRYSNGVTRAEGQVALASFRNTQGLASVGSNNWVETFESGQPVLGTPTEGKFGGLRSGALEDSNVDLTAELVNMMTAQRAYQANAQTIKTQDQVMSTLVNLR; this is translated from the coding sequence ATGAGCTTCCAGCAAGGCCTGTCCGGCCTCAACGCCGCCAGCAAGAACCTGGACGTGATCGGCCACAACGTGGCCAACTCCGGCACCGTCGGCTTCAAGGCCTCGCGCGCCGAGTTCGCCGAGATGGTGGCCAATGCCATCGGCTCCGCGGGCGGCACCAATGCCGGCATCGGGGTGGAGCTGTCGGCGGTCGCGCAGCAGTTCAATCAGGGCAACATCTCCGTCACGGGCAACAGCCTGGACGTGGCGATCAACGGCGACGGTTTCTTCACGCTGCAGCAGCCCGACGGCTCGCGTGCCTACACCCGTGCCGGCAACTTCAAGCTCGACAGCAACGGCCAGCTGGTGACCAACACCAAGGCGCAGGTCATGGGCTATGCGCTGGATCCGGTCACGGGCAAGCGCACGGCCAGCAACGCCGCGCCGCTGTCCTTCCCCACGTCCAAGCCCATCCCCGCCAAGCAGACCACGGCGATCACGGCGGAGTTCAACCTCGACGCCCGCGCGCCCGATGCCGCCGGCGACGCCACGGCCACGCCGCCCGTGCCCGCCACGCCGCGGTCCACCTACGGCACGTCGATCAACGTGTACGACAGCCAGGGCGTGGCCAAGCCGGTCAGCCTGTACTTCCAGAAGAACGGCGCCAACACCTGGGACGTGTACGACCAGCTCGACGACGCCACGGCCACACCGCCGGTGGTGGCAACGCCGATCGGCCAGATCAAGTTCGACAACAGCGGCAAGATCATCTCGCCGGCCGCCACCGCACCGGAAACCGGCTTCCAGATGCCGCTCACCGTGAAGCCCACTCCGCCCAACCCGAACGGGCTGGCCGACTACACGGTGAACATCAAGCTCGACGGCGTGTCGCAATACGGCAAAGCGTTCGCGGTGTCCAATCTGTCGCAGGACGGCTACACGGCCGGCGAACTCACGGGCATCAGCATCGAGAACAACGGCACGGTGATGACGCGCTACTCCAACGGCGTGACGCGCGCCGAGGGGCAGGTGGCACTGGCCAGCTTCCGCAACACGCAGGGCCTGGCCTCGGTGGGCAGCAACAACTGGGTGGAGACGTTCGAGTCGGGCCAGCCGGTGCTGGGCACCCCCACCGAAGGCAAGTTCGGCGGGCTGCGCTCCGGCGCACTGGAAGACTCCAACGTGGACCTGACGGCCGAGCTGGTGAACATGATGACCGCCCAGCGTGCCTACCAGGCCAACGCCCAGACCATCAAGACGCAGGACCAGGTGATGTCCACGCTGGTGAACCTGCGCTGA
- the flgF gene encoding flagellar basal-body rod protein FlgF, with product MDHIIYTSMTGASAAAQRQAVLANNLANASTNGFRAEMSTFRSVPVQGDGSKTRVFALEATSGHVETPGPVQRTGRNLDAMAVGNAWFAVQGLDGTEAYTRNGSFEVNAEGQLRTSNGLTVLSDGGGPIDVPPGADVTLGSDGTLTARVAGQQATPIGRLKLATPTPEDPLKRGDDALFRTASGDPMPNDPNARLLSGALEGSNVNAVESMVGMIAASRQFEAQMRLLQTAETNDKTAAQLLNLNG from the coding sequence ATGGACCACATCATCTACACCTCCATGACGGGCGCCAGCGCCGCCGCGCAACGGCAGGCGGTGCTGGCCAACAACCTCGCGAATGCCTCCACCAACGGCTTCCGCGCGGAGATGTCCACCTTCCGCTCGGTACCCGTGCAGGGCGACGGCTCCAAGACCCGCGTGTTCGCGCTGGAGGCCACCTCCGGCCACGTGGAAACGCCCGGCCCCGTGCAGCGCACCGGCCGGAACCTGGATGCGATGGCGGTGGGCAATGCATGGTTCGCGGTGCAGGGGCTGGACGGCACCGAGGCCTACACCCGCAACGGCAGCTTCGAGGTGAACGCGGAGGGCCAGCTGCGCACTTCCAACGGGCTCACCGTGTTGTCCGACGGCGGCGGTCCGATCGACGTGCCGCCCGGCGCCGACGTGACGCTGGGCTCGGACGGCACCCTGACCGCGCGCGTCGCGGGCCAGCAGGCCACGCCCATCGGCCGCCTGAAGCTCGCCACCCCGACGCCAGAAGACCCGCTCAAGCGCGGCGACGACGCGCTCTTCCGTACCGCATCGGGCGACCCGATGCCCAATGACCCGAACGCGCGGCTGCTGTCCGGCGCGCTGGAGGGCTCCAACGTGAACGCCGTGGAAAGCATGGTCGGCATGATCGCCGCCTCCCGGCAGTTCGAGGCCCAGATGCGGTTGCTGCAGACGGCCGAGACCAACGACAAGACGGCCGCCCAGCTGCTCAACCTGAACGGCTGA